In Schizosaccharomyces osmophilus chromosome 2, complete sequence, the following proteins share a genomic window:
- the hca4 gene encoding ATP-dependent RNA helicase Hca4 — MPRNHSERSKEARQLKRQKEDEEIQELNAQINDYPGNATRFFDLPITQPTKSALKNAHFTTLTDIQRQAIPEALKGRDILGAARTGSGKTLAFLVPLIENLYRRKWTQYDGLGALIISPTRELAIQTFETLVKVGRLHSFSAGLIIGGNNFKEERERLSRMNILVCTPGRLLQHIDQAINFDTSNLQMVILDEADRILDMGFKATLDAIIASLPKERQTLLFSATQTKSVRDLARLSLQNAEYIAVHENESSSTPENLNQFYLFCPLTEKLDILFGFIRTHLKNKSIVFLSSCKQVRFVFETFRRLRPGVPLMHLHGKQKQASRTEVTAKFTSSQNAILFCTDIVARGLDFPAVDWVVQLDTPEDVDTYIHRVGRTARFQRGGNALLLLLPSEEAFLNRLESKKISVERINIKEGKKTSIRK; from the exons ATGCCTAGAAATCACAGTGAAAGGAGTAAAGAGGCTCGTCAGTTGAAAAGACAGAAAGAAGACGAGGAGATTCAAGAGCTAAATGCTCAAATAAATGATTATCCCGGGAACGCAACGCGGTTTTTTGATTTACCCATTACACAACCCACAAAAAGCGCTTTGAAAAATGCACATTTCACCACTTTGACGGATATCCAACGACAGGCAATTCCTGAAGCTTTAAAAGGTAGAGATATCTTAGGTGCGGCCAGAACTGGTAGTGGTAAAACGTTGGCATTTCTTGTTCCTTTGATCGAAAACCTGTACCGTCGTAAATGGACCCAATATGATGGTTTAGGTGCTTTGATTATCTCTCCTACTCGAGAGCTGGCCATTCAGACGTTTGAAACTTTGGTCAAAGTAGGCCGTcttcattccttttctgcTGGTTTGATTATTGGCGGTAATAATTTTAAAGAGGAGCGGGAACGTCTATCTCGTATGAACATTCTTGTTTGTACTCCAGGAAGACTTCTCCAGCATATTGATCAAGCAATCAATTTCGATACTTCCAACTTGCAAATGGTTATTTTGGACGAAGCCGACAGAATTTTGGACATGGGATTCAAGGCTACTTTGGATGCAATTATTGCCAGCTTACCAAAAGAGCGTCAAacgcttttgttttcggCAACCCAGACAAAATCCGTTCGTGATCTAGCTCGTTTGTCTTTGCAAAATGCCGAATACATTGCTGTCCacgaaaacgaaagcaGCAGTACTCCTGAAAACTTGAACCAATTTTACTTGTTCTGTCCTTTAACTGAGAAGCTTGACATtttatttggttttattCGCACtcatttgaagaataaGTCTATCGTCTTTCTTTCGTCCTGTAAACAAGTACGGTTTGTCTTTGAAACATTCCGTCGTTTACGTCCAGGTGTTCCTTTGATGCACCTGCATGGCAAGCAGAAGCAGGCTTCTCGTACCGAGGTTACTGCAAAGTTTACCTCTTCTCAAAATgccattttgttttgcacCGATATTGTCGCAAGAGGACTTGATTTTCCGGCTGTTGATTGGGTTGTCCAGTTGGATACTCCTGAGGATGTCGATACTTACATTCATCGAGTCGGTCGTACTGCCCGCTTTCAGAGGGGTGGTAATGCTTTGCTCTTGCTGCTTCCTTCCGAAGAGGCTTTCCTTAACCGATTGGAgtctaaaaaaatttctgtAGAACGTATCAACAtcaaagaaggaaaaaagacCAGCATTC GAAAATGA
- the cca1 gene encoding CTP 3'-tRNA nucleotidyltransferase Cca1 has translation MLLRLQTCYRITNRCFNQVAFFSTKQFLGSKRLMSMATKTNPIALNKSEQQLTDLFIEVSNTIGQESEQKPELRFAGGWVRDKLLGIESHDIDVAVDCMPGYDFAKHLQKYMQSKHPEYKTRIVKIDANPEKSKHLETATAKIFGKDIDFVNLRPHTFSNSHLHLDSSIFGTPLEDALRRDATINALFYNLRTKQVEDYTENGLSDLENKVIRTPLPADETFSDDPLRAVRCIRFASKFDFEIHPDTFLALKNFTLHDRLRSSISRERIGVEIDKILSHCDTSRAFRIIHDSGLFAPIFGPLLGHYNNIVSKNLDSLSLIPKAIDLFDLLRNEVPTFKYISRSAEYIFWVAMAVLPWHNWTYVDKSKERSLAPILVRDSLKYSKPVITQVEGLYTFYPAVMEKVNVLSSKVALPRLEYGKLVRELGQYWKDIVNWAFFMNLLKKGSFTEEVDQEVNKVLPYFVSLIKNIEDHDLVEAYSIQPALNGKELSSLLNMKPGPHLKQMLEESVEWKLEFPDGKKEDYISFVKDKYRKDTF, from the exons ATGCTCTTGAGATTACAAACTTGCTATCGAATAACAAACCGGTGTTTCAATCAAgtcgcttttttttctacaaaaCAGTTTTTGGGGAGCAAAAGATTAATGAGCATGGCTACCAAGACAAATCCAATAGCGCTAAACAAAAGTGAACAACAGCTCACAGACCTCTTCATAGAAGTTTCAAATACCATAGGACAAGAATCAGAACAGAAACCAGAACTTCGGTTTGCAGGAGGATGGGTGCGTGATAAACTTCTTGGAATTGAAAGTCATGACATTGATGTAGCAGTGGATTGTATGCCGGGATATGATTTTGCTAAGCACCTGCAAAAATACATGCAGAGTAAGCATCCAGAATACAAAACTCGTATTGTCAAAATTGATGCCAATCCTGAAAAATCCAAGCACCTAGAAACTGCAACAGCCAAAATTTTCGGCAAGGACATTGACTTTGTCAATTTGCGACCTCATACCTTTTCCAATTCTCATTTACACTTGGATAGCTCAATATTCGGAACACCTTTAGAAGATGCTTTACGACGTGACGCTACAATAAATGCATTATTTTATAATCTACGTACAAAACAAGTTGAAGATTATACAGAAAACGGTTTGTCagatttggaaaacaaagtcATACGTACACCGCTCCCAGCTGATGAAACATTTTCTGATGATCCTTTAAGAGCCGTTCGCTGTATCCGATTTGCCTCTAAGTTTGACTTTGAAATCCATCCAGACACGTTTCTcgctttaaaaaattttacCTTACATGATCGGCTTCGCTCCAGTATAAGTCGTGAACGTATTGGTGTGGAAATCGATAAAATTCTATCCC ATTGTGACACAAGTCGTGCATTCCGTATCATTCATGATTCTGGCTTGTTTGCTCCTATATTTGGTCCTCTTTTAGGACACTATAATAATatcgtttcaaaaaatttggacTCCCTTAGCCTTATACCAAAAGCCATCGACCTGTTTGACCTATTGCGCAATGAAGTACCTACCTTCAAATATATTTCAAGATCAGCAGAATACATTTTTTGGGTTGCTATGGCCGTGCTTCCTTGGCATAACTGGACATATGTTGATAAATCCAAGGAACGATCACTGGCTCCTATTCTCGTGAGAGACAGTCTCAAATACAGCAAGCCCGTTATAACACAAGTAGAGGGCTTATATACATTTTACCCTGCTGTTAtggaaaaagtaaatgttTTGTCCTCGAAGGTCGCGCTACCTCGATTGGAATATGGTAAACTTGTACGTGAATTGGGACAATACTGGAAAGATATTGTCAATTGGGCCTTCTTTATGAACTTGCTTAAGAAAGGATCTTTTACTGAAGAAGTGGACCAAGAGGTCAACAAGGTTCTTCCTTACTTTGTTTCTCTCATCAAGAATATAGAGGATCATGACTTGGTTGAAGCTTACAGCATTCAACCTGCTTTAAAT GGAAAAGAATTAAGTTCGCTTTTAAATATGAAGCCCGGTCCCCACTTAAAACAAATGCTGGAAGAGTCTGTGGAATGGAAGTTGGAATTTCCTGacggaaaaaaagaagattatATAAGTTTCGTAAAAGACAAGTATAGAAAAGACACCTTCtga
- the fig4 gene encoding inositol polyphosphate phosphatase Fig4: protein MPATTQDEPLVKYALYKFKKTYLIVGENATALSFRVLKINPSEFETNISIENVNGTFDKNELSEFFRNEEGNGSEGKITFILNAYAILGLTRFTSSYYLYLCIARKTVAVVGGHSIYHVDNTRFIELYPNRRNQSYTERKCLSSIEKVDLARTFYYSYSYDLSQTVQYSFTHPIPKHQVRDMFVWNWSMLQPILETVGVDSPWCIPLIHGFVDQAKLSVYGKPIIVTLIARRSRHFAGARFLRRGIRDDGYVANEVETEQIVFDGSVSSFPVSSSAPGIPCYTSYVQHRGSIPLRWSQEFSNITPKPPIGITVNDPFYSAAALHFDRLFGHYGAPCIVLNLVKSNEKVKRESLLLNEFEWAINYLNQFLDPSKKIQYIGWDMSAASKRKTPVTKTLETMAYDIINKTGLFCTSNRFFRGAFQQGILRTNCVDCLDRTNAAQFVFGKCALAYQLQYLGVLDTPELVYESDAVRLLAEMYHGHGDTIALQYGGSLLVNTLDTYRKNNQWSSTSRDLIESVKRFYSNSFVDYQRQDAIDLFLGNYTVLDKDVIVGKTRISNFTEKFKNGLLVRRDYRYWWTPLYLNSSLRLKSFYSDNIQRKRPELPEYYFEELYTCNRFSSLSDVLLQNMISTLNFAPLSLLPLLRKSLLPVSYTGIGIESPSFNPFIPRTDQKLDFKYEKPSSDSNEDEEGEKFKRVSLYKWLFNSEDKLQEHKPKQQAKLPSVNKDSKLLNKEAKHLDFKIPSADMNAYKKHFQFGSIVTQPLEKYQTMNTQDRAAYMNYTNVLDNLKEVKEKDFTIYQDFVNTAHMEDDEDTLSKGDYTEQIAFYSAWIADYKAA, encoded by the exons ATGCCGGCGACTACTCAAGATGAACCATTGGTAAAGTATGctttatataaatttaaaaaa ACTTACTTAATTGTTGGGGAAAATGCTACAGCATTGTCCTTTCGAGTACTAAAGATAAATCCATCTGAATTTGAGACCAATATTTCTATCGAAAATGTAAATGGAACATTCGACAAAAATGAACTCTCAGAATTCTTCAGGAATGAAGAAGGCAATGGCTCAGAAGGGAAAATAACATTCATCCTCAATGCTTATGCTATTTTGGGCTTAACTCGCTTTACATCGAGTTactatttatatttatgtATAGCCAGGAAAACAGTTGCTGTAGTCGGTGGACATAGCATATATCACGTGGATAATACTCGATTTATCGAGCTATATCCGAACAGACGAAATCAAAGCTATACTGAACGGAA ATGCCTCTCGagtattgaaaaagttgatCTTGCGAGAACGTTCTACTATAGCTACAGTTATGATCTTTCACAAACAGTGCAGTACAGTTTTACTCATCCTATTCCAAAGCACCAAGTACGCGATATGTTCGTTTGGAATTGGTCGATGCTTCAGCCTATTTTGGAAACCGTAGGCGTTGACTCTCCGTGGTGCATTCCATTAATCCACGGTTTCGTCGATCAAGCTA AGCTTTCTGTTTATGGAAAACCAATAATCGTTACTTTAATAGCTCGCAGATCCCGTCATTTTGCTGGTGCTCGTTTTTTAAGGCGAGGGATAAGGGATGATGGTTATGTTGCAAATGAAGTTGAAACAGAACAAATTGTATTTGATGGTTCCGTATCTTCCTTTCCAGTGTCATCCAGTGCTCCAGGCATACCTTGTTACACTAGCTATGTGCAGCATAGAGGAAGCATTCCGCTACGATGGTCGCAAGAGTTCAGCAATATCACCCCTAAACCACCAATTGGTATTACGGTAAATGATCCCTTTTACTCAGCAGCGGCTCTTCATTTCGACCGTCTTTTTGGTCATTATGGGGCTCCTTGTATTGTTCTCAATCTCGTAAAATCCAACGAAAAAGTGAAACGAGAATCTTTGTTACTTAATGAATTTGAGTGGGCTATTAATTACCTCAATCAATTTCTTGAtccttcaaagaaaatacagTACATTGGCTGGGACATGTCTGCAGCTTCTAAAAG GAAAACTCCAGTAACTAAAACACTCGAAACAATGGCTTATGATATTATTAATAAAACAGGACTATTCTGTACGTCTAATCGATTTTTCCGAGGAGCATTTCAGCAAGGCATATTGAGAACGAACTGCGTAGACTGTTTGGATCGCACTAATGCAGCCCAGTTTGTTTTCGGAAAATGTGCATTGGCTTATCAGCTACAATATCTTGGTGTTTTGGATACCCCAGAACTTGTTTACGAATCTGACGCTGTGCGTTTACTTGCAGAAATGTATCATGGGCATGGAGATACAATCGCTTTGCAATATGGAGGATCATTATTGGTAAATACATTAGACACttacagaaaaaacaatcagTGGTCTAGCACGTCGAGAGACCTTATTGAAAGTGTCAAGCGTTTTTATAGCAACTCTTTCGTGGATTATCAAAGACAGGATGCCATTGATCTGTTTCTAGGAAATTATACCGTTTTAGATAAGGATGTTATTGTTGGAAAAACTAGGATAAGTAACTTTACTGAGAAATTTAAGAATGGGTTATTGGTCAGACGAGATTATCGATATTGGTGGACTCCATTATATttgaattcttctttgagactcaaaagcttttacaGTGATAACATCCAACGCAAGCGGCCAGAGTTACCAGAGTATTATTTTGAAGAGCTGTATACCTGTAATCGATTTTCATCGCTATCGGATGTGTTACTTCAAAATATGATCTCTACTTTAAATTTTGCTCCTTTGAGCTTATTACCACTTCTAAGAAAGTCTCTATTGCCTGTTTCCTATACTGGTATTGGAATTGAATCACCATCATTCAACCCTTTTATTCCGCGGACGGATCAAAAGCTTGATtttaaatatgaaaaaccGTCTTCTGATTCGAacgaagatgaagaaggggaaaaatttaaaagaGTTTCTTTATACAAATGGCTATTTAATAGTGAAGATAAATTACAGGAACACAAGCCGAAGCAACAAGCAAAACTCCCTTCTGTAAATAAAGAttcaaagcttttgaataaGGAAGCTAAACATTTGGATTTTAAGATACCTAGTGCTGATATGAACGCTTACAAGAAGCACTTTCAATTTGGAAGTATAGTAACACAGcctttggaaaagtatCAGACTATGAACACTCAAGACCGAGCAGCTTATATGAATTACACTAATGTTTTAGataatttgaaagaagttAAAGAGAAAGATTTCACGATTTATCAAGATTTCGTTAATACGGCCCATATGGAAGACGATGAAGATACGCTTTCAAAAGGCGACTACACCGAACAAATCGCATTTTACAGTGCCTGGATTGCTGACTATAAAGCTGCTTAA